In bacterium, the genomic stretch ACTGAGCGGTTTTCACCGCACTGGGAGACCAGCCAGCCTTGAATGATCTGGCCTTCAACGTGGTCGTCGAACTAATCGCTATCGAGCCGCCTGAAGCAATCGTCGGGTCTGATTCCGTGGGATCGAGTCCATTTGTTGTATAATGAATCGTTGCGCCGGACAGCGAACATGAGATCACCACATCTATCGGACGGTTGCTTGTGCACCCATCCGGGCTGAATGAAGGAGTTGCAGCAAGACCGCACTCATAGGCTCCGACATCTACACTCGATCCGCTAATTCGCTCTTTTGCGTCCATATCAACCCACCCTGTTGGCACAAGAGAACTATCGCCTCTATCTACGCACGATGATGTGTACATCAGGTGGTAGTCTCCGTTGTCATAATCCACAAAGCCAGGATCATGTTCGCCTATAATGTCAGTCGGCCCAGGGTCCAGCCCAAGGTAATCATAAACCGAATTTTGCCCTACGTAGTTTGACACAAGATCGGGCGGACAACCATCGCAGAATATACCTGAATCGTTGAACGCGATGATGTTGTTGGCAAGTGAAAACATCCTATCGCCCAGACAGGCAATTCCAGATCCATCGGCCGCTGTATTATTCAAAATCGTGTTGTTGATGATTTTTGCTTCGCTATCAACACAACAAATTGCCCCGCCAAAGCGCACGCTGTTGTTGAAAATTATCAGATTGTTATAGATATTCGGAGCCGAGTCACCGCCCACATATATACCGCCGCCGTCCGTGCTCGCGGTGTTGCCTGTGATGATATTGTTTTCTATCGTCGGTGAAGCATCGGTGCAATCGATACCACCTCCAAAGTCTGCATTACCGTCCATTATGGTAAAACCACTTATTACTGTGTCCCAAGACGCTCCTTTGTCCACCACCACAACACTCTCATCAACTTTGATTCGTAACTGTGAGGCATGGGCAACCCAATCCCGCTGAGAACGTGAAGTCTCATTGCCCGCAAAACCGCCGTAGAGGGACAGTTGGTCTGTCAGCAGCAATGACCGATAGAGGAAATACTCTCCGCCTGCCACCCATATCTCATTGCCCCTGACTGCAATTCCAATGGCATCATCTATTGTTGTGAAAGCACTCTGCCACGTGAGACCGTCATATGTCGGACCTGAAGCATTGACATCGACGTATAGCACGTTTGTGATAGTATAGTCCGCACTCTTTGTGGCGCTCGCGGTCAATCCGCTCTTGAACGCTTTTGCTTTCAGTGTCAGACTCTGATTGACGGCAATGGTCGAACCTGACACCACAATCGGATCAGATTCTGTGGGATCAACACCATTTGTCGTATAATGGATCGTCGCGTCCGGCGTGACGCATGTGACCGTGACATCTATCTGTCTGTTGGATATGCCGCCGTCCGGACTCAGCTGCGGGGTCGCGACAGTCGTGATCGTATAGCTTGCACTTTTGACGCCGCTCGCCGTCCAACCGGTTCTGAACGCTTTTGCCTTCAGCGTCGAGGTATATTGAACCAGTATGATACCACCGGAAGCTACTGCTGGATCGGACTCGGTCGGATCGGTTCCGTTGGTTGTATAGTGAATAGTCACTCCCGGCGAAGTGCAGTTGACTGTCACACTCTGCCCGGTCGAATAGGTGCCGCCGTCGGGACTGAATGTTGGAATCGCCGCGACAAGGGTGAAATCCGCGCTCCTGGCCTCGCTCGGTGTCCAGCCTGTTTTGAACGCTTTGGCTTTCAATGTCAGACTCTGGTTGACAGCAACAGTCGAACCGGATGCCACGGTCGGGTCTGACTCTGTAGGCTCAAGCCCGTTTATTGTGTAGTGAATCGTCACACCTGCAGTGGAACAGGTAACCAATACGTTCTTCGTTGTATTGAACGTGCCTCCGGCAGGATTGAAAGAAGGGGTCGCGGAAGCCAGATTATAAATACCTGTCTTGACATAGCTCGGCTGAAGTCCCGACTTCCATGCTTTCACTCGAAGTATGGCATTGCCGTTCACAGAGATCGTCCCGCCCTCGGCGATGGGTGTATCCGATTCTGTCGGTATATTACCGTTGGTGGTATAGTGCATCATCGCCATCGAAGTGGCGCAGTGAATCACAACACTCTGCGTGCTGTTATAGGTTCCACTGTCGGGAGTAAGCGTAGGCGTGGCGACCATCGGCCAATATTCGTCCGCACCAATGTCTACCGCCGTGTTGCCTATGCGCGACTGCGCATCCATATCGTCTGAAGGTATGCCGGGTGCCGTATTTAGGCCGACATCACGACAAGGCGACGTGGAAGACAGATGATAGTCGGCTCCCGCTCTGTCCACAAATTGTGGGTTGGCGGAAATGTCGTGTGCGGAAGCGGACAGCCCTGAATAATCATATGAAGTATTGCCGTAAACGCAGTTATGGTCGAGCGTTGGAGGTGCGGTTTGACCTTGGTAGATGCCGGATGAGTTGAAGGCAATTATGTTGTTCTCCATTGTGCTCGGTGAAGATGCCAGGTAGATGCCGCCACCATCATAAACTGCAGTATTGTCCACAATGGTATTGTTGGTAATTGTCAGAAAGCTGTTGCTTGTGCAAAAACCGCCGCCAAAGTTCGCTATATTACCGGATATGATGTTGTTCGTCACTATGGAATTTGAATTGCAGAAATTGATTCCCCCACCCGTCACCCAACCGTTTCCAGTCGAGACATTGCCGGTAATCTTATTGTTGGTGATTACCAACGAACCTCCGTCGCAAGTAATGCCACCGCCTTGGAACAATGTTTCCTCGGTTTTGCCGTTTCTGATGGTGAAACCATCGATCCTGGATGACGTCGTGACAGTGTCAGGTACAAGAATAACGGTGCTCGCCTGATTGCCGTCAATTATGGTCTCATTTGCTTTCCAGTTGCGAGTGGAGAGCGATGTCTCGTTTCCAACGAACCCGCCATAGAGCGAGACACCGTCTTTCATGGTTATGTTCTCGACATAAGTTCCCTGCGCAACCCAGATTTCATCACCCGATACCGCACCGCTTAACGCAGCAGTTATGCTCTGGAACGCGGTTTGCCACGAGAAACCGTCATGAGCCGAACCGGGCGACACATTCCAGACATACTGTCTGTTACCGAACCTGTAGACTGACGTTTTGACACCACTCGATGTCCATCCGGTCCGAAACGCCTTTGCCTTCAAAACAGTGCTTTGACTGATGGAAAGTGTCCCTCCCGATGCAATTACCGGATCACTGGTAGTCGGATCGATTCCATTCGTAGTGTAATGGACCGTGCAGCCAACTGACGCACAGCTTACTGTCACGGTCTGTGGACTGACAGTGCCCACATAGCCGTCTGGTGAAAATGTGGGGTCTGAAGCCACAAGCGTGTAGATGCCTGTGGTCGTGGAACTCGGAGGTAAACCTGTTTTGAACGCTTTGGCCTTCAAAGTCAGGCTGGTTGTCACTGATACGGTTCCACCGGATGCCACCGTCGGGCTTGATTCAGTCGGTTCAGAGCCGTTGGTAGTATAGTGAATGACCGCACCCGCAGTATCGCAGGTAATAGTGACGCTCTGAGTCTGGTTGTAAGTGCCTGTTCCGGGACTTATCTGCGGCTTGTATATAAATGGGCTGCAAAACTCATCAGCACCAATGTCTATCGCGATATCGTAAATGCGAACTTGTCCATCGATGTCAATCGACGCAACACCGGAAGCAGAACTTATACCGGCATTAAGACATGAGGAAGAACCCGTAATATGATAGTCACCGCCGGATGTGTCAACAAAAGCCGGATCATCATAGATGTCGCCGGAACCAGCAGATATGCCATAATAATTCGTGGAGTTGCCGAACAGACAGTTATTCTGAACGGTCGGCTCTCCACCACTGCCCGAAACATAGATCGCAACACCAGTGCAATAAGCCACAATGTTGTTCGCAAGAGTAAACGGCTGGTGATAGCAGTATATGCCGGTGTAGCCGTTGTCAACAATGGTATTGCCCACCACATTTGCCGAGGCGTTCATGGGATATTTACAGAGAACACCTCCATCATTGTCTGATATCCAGTTGTTCGAGATCGTGACGGGAGCGCCGCCTGCCATACCGACGCCGTAGGAAACATTTGACGTAATCCTGTTGTTGATTATGACGGCATGTGAACCGGCAAGGCAGTAGATTCCTCCCACTGCAGCACCGTAAGTGGTGCATATATTCGCAGTAACAATATTATTTGTGATGGTAGGCGCCCCTGTGCCGGTGCAGTATATCCCCGCTCCTTCACCGGCACGGCCATTGGTTATGGTAAACCCATCGACAGTGCCTCCACCAGGAACCGTAACTACGGACCCTTCTTGATTGCCGTTAATGGTTGTGGTATTTGTACGCCAGTTGCGCTGGTACCTCGTTGTTTCTGTCCCAACGAAACCTCCATATAGCGCAACTCCGTCTGTGAGCGTAATCCTTTCCACATAAGCGGCTGCGGCAACCCATATTTCATCGCCGGATGCAGCCAAGCTCATTGCATTATTTATTGCGAGATACGCTGTGACCCAACTATTGCCGTCGTGTATGCCACCTGCGGCGTTTTGGTCGACATAGTAAATTCTGGCATGTGCCGGAATTGCCAAGGCAAAGCAGCATAAAGCAACAGCGACCAACATATGACTTGGCACGAATATGCGTCTCATGTTCTCTCTCCCTGAGTCACACCTGTGGCGACAATGATATAAACTTATTGGTCAGGCATAAAGATTCGTGTCTATCTTATGTTTCCATTAATGATGTGTGAAGCCTGCTCGTTTTTGTGACCACTTTTAGGTTAGCCGCCAAAGACGGCTCTGTCAAGGCCATTTTGACGCCCATAGGCAGATCGTGTGAGTGTTGGAACAAAAACAAACACTGAATGCAGGCTTTTGAACATATAGTCGCAAGTCATTACGCTACCAGAGCCAGCTAATTTGAAAACTAAGGCAGAGCTGTTGTATAGTTCCGGAAAATAACCCAAAGCATGCACGCAATCCGAGTATGCATTATAATAAAGCTATAGGCTGTAGATGGATTGGTGGGAGAGTATGAACAGCACAAGTATCTCAAGGTGTCGCTATAATAACGTCGGGACGATGTTCGGCATTGCTTTTTTGATTTTACCGGCATTGTCATTTACCACACCCGCATACTCCGCCGGCGGAGTTGGGCATTACTACATAGCCCGAGCCGCAGTTGAGCAAATAATGCAATCTTCAAGCTTGCCGCAGCAGTTCAAAGAGGCATTAAAAGACCCCTCTTGCCGAAACTCTTTCTGTAATGGCGCAATAGCCCCGGACTTGGCGTGTATTGTCGATCAAGCTCACCATGGCAGAACCACCAAAATATTCACAAAACTGCTCGATAATGCCGAGACGGCTCTGCAACAGGCGCAATCGCTTCCCGATGGCAACCCGTCCAAGCCGGGCAAGGTTAAAGAAGCCATGAAGGGCGTTTGCTTTTCCATCGGATGGTTGAGCCACTGCGCCACAGATATCGCTATCCATCCGAAAGTAAATGCACGATGCGGGGATGCATATGAGTTTTGCAACACCGGGAAAAAGGGTGTACATACCGCAGATGAGATTCAGTTCAGCCGATATCTTGCAGACACATACAAGAAGCCGGACTGGAAGATAGCATTCGACATACCATATCAGCTAGTGTCAAAATCATCGAATGTCACTGAGCAAAAACTGCAGTCCAGTGTGAAGGTCATGCGAATGAAACTCATCGCAGAACTCGCCGCTATGCAAAAAGTGACTCTGCCAAAATCCGATCTCCAAAAGCAGTGGCAGGCATTGGCCGGAAAGTCGATACAGGACACAGTGAGATTCGCATCCAGCCCGGGACTCTTCCAAGACTATGATCTGGACTACGGCCCGATTGTCACTGATGACTTTCGTGAACTTCGCAAAGAATGTATAGAAATAAACGATGGTAAGGTCCCTGAGCAGTGGGGACGTGAGAATTTGAATTGGTGGGGCATTGTAAAGTCAATGAACCCCAGCGCGCGGCATCAGAAGCTTATCGAGCTAATTAAGGGACAACAGCCAGTAGACACTCGCCAGATAATCATCACACCGGGAGGTTCGATATCGGCGGATTATTATGTAAACGGCATTAAGCTGGTTCCGTATCAAGGTAACGTGATGAAAATGCCCGCAGATGGTGTTTTGAAGGTGCAGGTAAGTGCGAATACCGGCAAGAAATGGCGTTGCGACAAGAAGTCGGAATACACAGGAAGCAGCGTGCAGATTCTGAAGCAAGACCCGTATGCTCTTCATTACAGATCCACATTCAGAAACAAGCCCTACGAATATGACCTCTCGCTAATAAGCGAAAAATACACCTGGAAGCCGTCTTATACTTGGAACACACGCTATGGTGCAGGCACAGGCAAGTCATATTCATCAGGAATACATCCGAAGGTCAAAGACGACTGCTTTGAATGGAAGCTGCCTAAAATAGACAAAATCCAAGGCGGAAAGGAATATCTAAATCTATTTGTCACCGCCGATCTGGATTGGAACTATTACACAAGTGAAGAGGGACCAAAAACTGTGTCGGAGCAAAATATCGCACTGGGTCTAAAGGTAGAGATTGCTGCGGAATAAGCACAATCAAGGAAACCTGTTTTATATCTGAAGCAGTTTCCGCGTCAATGGTAAACATAAGGGAGAGGCGTAGACAAACAACAGGGTAGATACCTTGAATGGCAAAAGTGAACAACAAATAGATTTAATCAGTGGTATGATAAGGCTCTTTAGCGGTTTGGTATCACTCAATCATGCTGAGGTAGAAGAGCGATTGCACTGCAATAACTAAACGTTTTTTGCAGTCTACAACTCTATGCTATAATAGAAATGATTCTATTAGTGAAGGCGTATTTGGTATACATCATATGGCGAGTCAGCAACGCAAAGTTCGAATAATCGCGCACTATCTTCCGCAGTACCACCCTATCCCCGAAAATGACGAATGGTGGGAAAAAGGGTTTACAGAATGGACACATGTCACCAGAGCCAAGCCGCTCTTCAGAGGACATAAACAACCTAAATTTCCTGCTGATCTGGGCTATTACGATCTGAGATTGCCGGAGTCACGTATTGCTCAAGCAGAATTGGCACGTCAGTACGGTATCGAAGGATTCTGCTATTGGCATTACTGGTTTGCCGGACGTCGCATACTGGAAACGCCTTTTAGTGAGGTGCTTGAATCGGGTGTACCAGACTTTCCTTTTTGCTTGGCATGGGCAAATCATTCATGGAGCGCCGCATGGGTTGGTTTACCCGACAAGGTCTTCCTTGAGCAGACCTACCCAGGCCCAAAAGATTATGAAGCACATTTCTATGCCCTTTTACCTGCATTCAATGATCACAGATACATAACTGTGGATGGCAAGCCACTGTTCATAGTGTTTAGACCCACACACCTGCCGGAGCCGAGGCAATTTGCCGATCAGTGGCATTGTCTTGCTGAAAAGTCAGGGCTTAAGGGTATCTTTATTATGGGCATCTGCTGCAGCCCATGGGATATGAGTTCTTGGACGCCAGGTGATTATGGATTTGATGGCTGCCTGACAACCACCGGCTTGTCTCCGACCGGCAGTTCATTATTGCATAACAACGAAGAGATTACTCTGGACAAGCTCAAAATCGCAATTCGTTCTTTTTTCAAGAGGCCTGTAATACACG encodes the following:
- a CDS encoding chitobiase/beta-hexosaminidase C-terminal domain-containing protein, whose amino-acid sequence is MRRIFVPSHMLVAVALCCFALAIPAHARIYYVDQNAAGGIHDGNSWVTAYLAINNAMSLAASGDEIWVAAAAYVERITLTDGVALYGGFVGTETTRYQRNWRTNTTTINGNQEGSVVTVPGGGTVDGFTITNGRAGEGAGIYCTGTGAPTITNNIVTANICTTYGAAVGGIYCLAGSHAVIINNRITSNVSYGVGMAGGAPVTISNNWISDNDGGVLCKYPMNASANVVGNTIVDNGYTGIYCYHQPFTLANNIVAYCTGVAIYVSGSGGEPTVQNNCLFGNSTNYYGISAGSGDIYDDPAFVDTSGGDYHITGSSSCLNAGISSASGVASIDIDGQVRIYDIAIDIGADEFCSPFIYKPQISPGTGTYNQTQSVTITCDTAGAVIHYTTNGSEPTESSPTVASGGTVSVTTSLTLKAKAFKTGLPPSSTTTGIYTLVASDPTFSPDGYVGTVSPQTVTVSCASVGCTVHYTTNGIDPTTSDPVIASGGTLSISQSTVLKAKAFRTGWTSSGVKTSVYRFGNRQYVWNVSPGSAHDGFSWQTAFQSITAALSGAVSGDEIWVAQGTYVENITMKDGVSLYGGFVGNETSLSTRNWKANETIIDGNQASTVILVPDTVTTSSRIDGFTIRNGKTEETLFQGGGITCDGGSLVITNNKITGNVSTGNGWVTGGGINFCNSNSIVTNNIISGNIANFGGGFCTSNSFLTITNNTIVDNTAVYDGGGIYLASSPSTMENNIIAFNSSGIYQGQTAPPTLDHNCVYGNTSYDYSGLSASAHDISANPQFVDRAGADYHLSSTSPCRDVGLNTAPGIPSDDMDAQSRIGNTAVDIGADEYWPMVATPTLTPDSGTYNSTQSVVIHCATSMAMMHYTTNGNIPTESDTPIAEGGTISVNGNAILRVKAWKSGLQPSYVKTGIYNLASATPSFNPAGGTFNTTKNVLVTCSTAGVTIHYTINGLEPTESDPTVASGSTVAVNQSLTLKAKAFKTGWTPSEARSADFTLVAAIPTFSPDGGTYSTGQSVTVNCTSPGVTIHYTTNGTDPTESDPAVASGGIILVQYTSTLKAKAFRTGWTASGVKSASYTITTVATPQLSPDGGISNRQIDVTVTCVTPDATIHYTTNGVDPTESDPIVVSGSTIAVNQSLTLKAKAFKSGLTASATKSADYTITNVLYVDVNASGPTYDGLTWQSAFTTIDDAIGIAVRGNEIWVAGGEYFLYRSLLLTDQLSLYGGFAGNETSRSQRDWVAHASQLRIKVDESVVVVDKGASWDTVISGFTIMDGNADFGGGIDCTDASPTIENNIITGNTASTDGGGIYVGGDSAPNIYNNLIIFNNSVRFGGAICCVDSEAKIINNTILNNTAADGSGIACLGDRMFSLANNIIAFNDSGIFCDGCPPDLVSNYVGQNSVYDYLGLDPGPTDIIGEHDPGFVDYDNGDYHLMYTSSCVDRGDSSLVPTGWVDMDAKERISGSSVDVGAYECGLAATPSFSPDGCTSNRPIDVVISCSLSGATIHYTTNGLDPTESDPTIASGGSIAISSTTTLKARSFKAGWSPSAVKTAQYTITNLVYVWDSAPGPTHDGMTWQTACLSVSDGIHFAVTGNEIWVAAGHYYDNITLPAEVCLYGGFVGNETARYQRNWNANATILDGDRRSSVITVASNATTATVIDGFVIENGYAERGGGICCVECSPTITNNVIRYNGSNECGSGVYCDRSSAAIKNNIFDGNYGPIGSAIALEGESLVSMVNNTFVRNESKGGGAVSSRSSSLPEMVNNIVAFNQSGIYCDSASIKLYNNCIYGNVEFDYIGIEHGRSDINDDPHFVDFDGGNLHLSENSCCIDSGTNRHTMVLDLDGAIRPQDGDIDTTAAWDIGAYEYPLNLYGAKNTYPEGSAIAFGGAAVTAQMTGSIYVERVDRTAGIRVDTTDTFTVGTLVNVSGQILVDSISGECYIAASAPWPEPMSGQCIIRPFGFVNKSLGGGPCGIQDGISDGYGLNNIGLLVTVFGNVTAVDTSSPRRWFIIDDGSSVGVKVTVPLGVTINPVWQFATVRGISSCEKVGENLCRVIICRDQADISAL
- a CDS encoding zinc dependent phospholipase C family protein, with the protein product MNSTSISRCRYNNVGTMFGIAFLILPALSFTTPAYSAGGVGHYYIARAAVEQIMQSSSLPQQFKEALKDPSCRNSFCNGAIAPDLACIVDQAHHGRTTKIFTKLLDNAETALQQAQSLPDGNPSKPGKVKEAMKGVCFSIGWLSHCATDIAIHPKVNARCGDAYEFCNTGKKGVHTADEIQFSRYLADTYKKPDWKIAFDIPYQLVSKSSNVTEQKLQSSVKVMRMKLIAELAAMQKVTLPKSDLQKQWQALAGKSIQDTVRFASSPGLFQDYDLDYGPIVTDDFRELRKECIEINDGKVPEQWGRENLNWWGIVKSMNPSARHQKLIELIKGQQPVDTRQIIITPGGSISADYYVNGIKLVPYQGNVMKMPADGVLKVQVSANTGKKWRCDKKSEYTGSSVQILKQDPYALHYRSTFRNKPYEYDLSLISEKYTWKPSYTWNTRYGAGTGKSYSSGIHPKVKDDCFEWKLPKIDKIQGGKEYLNLFVTADLDWNYYTSEEGPKTVSEQNIALGLKVEIAAE
- a CDS encoding glycoside hydrolase family 99-like domain-containing protein, whose translation is MASQQRKVRIIAHYLPQYHPIPENDEWWEKGFTEWTHVTRAKPLFRGHKQPKFPADLGYYDLRLPESRIAQAELARQYGIEGFCYWHYWFAGRRILETPFSEVLESGVPDFPFCLAWANHSWSAAWVGLPDKVFLEQTYPGPKDYEAHFYALLPAFNDHRYITVDGKPLFIVFRPTHLPEPRQFADQWHCLAEKSGLKGIFIMGICCSPWDMSSWTPGDYGFDGCLTTTGLSPTGSSLLHNNEEITLDKLKIAIRSFFKRPVIHDYTKCVSNAFSPSPLPDYCFPAVLSNWDNTPRHGFSRGLVYRGCTPEAFRKHLRDGIDKVIERPIDHRLVFIRSWNEWAEGNYLEPDHEYGRAFLTVVSDEVNSCAESE